Proteins from one Leptospira johnsonii genomic window:
- a CDS encoding cytochrome c-type biogenesis protein CcmH, whose product MKLLISSKLHKKILILLLGLLIWTGSSHADSTFTNLTDQEQIRTFHNVTERIRCICIPSIAIKSCSFNNCTVSAKLKLFIENRIRAGESADVIVDKMIHGFGQDVVSDPIIAKFIETGNQGMAQGVIMGFGPDILAKPDSSWIDFSIAAAAAFGILLIYLYLKRRTAPKAAIATESENHSSFDKYISEIEEKQK is encoded by the coding sequence ATGAAACTTTTGATCTCTTCTAAATTACATAAGAAAATCTTAATTTTACTTCTTGGGCTTCTGATTTGGACCGGCTCTTCCCACGCGGATTCTACTTTTACGAATCTGACGGATCAAGAACAGATACGCACATTCCATAATGTGACAGAAAGGATCCGATGTATCTGCATCCCTTCTATCGCGATCAAAAGTTGCTCTTTCAATAACTGCACCGTTTCCGCAAAACTGAAATTGTTCATAGAGAACAGGATTAGAGCGGGAGAATCTGCGGATGTGATCGTGGACAAAATGATCCATGGTTTCGGCCAAGATGTGGTTTCTGATCCGATCATTGCAAAGTTTATCGAAACCGGAAACCAGGGAATGGCGCAAGGAGTCATCATGGGTTTTGGTCCGGACATTCTTGCAAAACCCGATTCTTCTTGGATTGACTTTAGTATCGCGGCCGCGGCCGCATTCGGGATACTTCTGATCTATTTGTATTTAAAAAGAAGAACGGCTCCTAAGGCGGCGATTGCAACGGAATCGGAAAATCATTCCTCGTTCGATAAATACATCTCCGAAATAGAGGAGAAACAGAAATAA
- a CDS encoding zinc ribbon domain-containing protein, with protein MDFLLIFFYIVLVAIVAAPFVYVSVFAKHIPYETDPKSSELFDRRDVLLDNLKDLKIEFDTGKLTEIEFKSISSGLVKELEEQDERISQGKVTATLTSSKTEASAKSQLGGKFCHNCGFKIEIFGAKFCPECGTKLQI; from the coding sequence ATGGATTTTTTATTAATTTTCTTTTATATAGTTTTAGTCGCGATCGTCGCAGCTCCTTTCGTTTACGTGAGCGTGTTCGCAAAACATATCCCGTACGAGACAGATCCTAAAAGTTCCGAGTTATTCGATAGAAGGGACGTTCTTCTCGATAATTTGAAAGATCTAAAAATAGAATTCGATACCGGAAAATTAACCGAGATTGAATTCAAATCCATCTCTTCCGGTTTAGTAAAAGAATTAGAAGAGCAAGACGAAAGGATCAGCCAGGGAAAGGTAACGGCGACTCTCACTTCTTCCAAAACCGAAGCGTCCGCCAAATCTCAACTTGGCGGAAAGTTCTGTCATAACTGTGGATTTAAAATAGAAATTTTCGGAGCGAAGTTTTGTCCTGAATGCGGGACAAAATTGCAGATTTAA
- the hisE gene encoding phosphoribosyl-ATP diphosphatase: protein MDFLLQLEQILKKRKEELPEKSYTADLFRGGVDRILKKVGEEAGEVIIAAKNADKKELTHESADLLFHLQVLLVERGLSLSDIVEELKKRHS, encoded by the coding sequence ATGGACTTCCTGCTTCAGTTAGAGCAAATCCTTAAAAAAAGAAAAGAAGAACTTCCCGAAAAATCCTATACTGCGGACCTCTTCCGAGGCGGCGTAGATCGTATCCTTAAAAAAGTAGGAGAAGAAGCAGGAGAAGTGATTATCGCGGCAAAAAACGCGGATAAAAAAGAGCTCACTCACGAATCCGCGGATTTACTCTTTCATTTGCAGGTTCTTCTTGTGGAAAGAGGACTTTCTCTTTCCGACATAGTCGAAGAACTTAAAAAAAGACATTCTTAG
- a CDS encoding tetratricopeptide repeat protein yields the protein MLPFSKIRSILLLICLVFTSEISSEVWETSVETAFNKAKKEGRPIFIDVYADWCGYCKTLKKEIYPKKEVRNEMSKFVLLSLDGDRFPNLKKKYGVTGYPTLLFLDKNGSLTEKIAGMPDHKMVIKTLRSAYSKRDKEVNLLTDLEKDPHNNLLLLKTGEYYFEAKEYKKAADYFYKSFASEDPRMPENKHKALFNLGLSFSELKNWEKAITTFSLYLDKFPTGHSKEAFYYRGGAYTSLGKKTEAKEDLKKALELSSDPEEKKEIQDLLNRL from the coding sequence ATGCTCCCTTTTTCAAAAATCCGATCCATCCTGTTATTGATCTGTCTGGTATTCACCTCCGAGATAAGCTCAGAGGTTTGGGAAACTTCCGTTGAGACCGCTTTTAACAAGGCGAAGAAGGAAGGAAGACCCATTTTTATAGATGTATACGCAGATTGGTGCGGGTACTGCAAGACCCTCAAAAAGGAAATCTATCCTAAAAAAGAGGTACGAAATGAAATGTCCAAGTTTGTACTACTTTCCCTGGATGGGGATAGATTTCCGAACTTAAAGAAAAAATACGGAGTCACAGGCTATCCTACACTTTTGTTTTTAGATAAGAACGGAAGTCTCACGGAAAAGATCGCTGGAATGCCGGATCATAAAATGGTGATCAAAACTTTAAGATCCGCTTATTCAAAGAGAGACAAAGAAGTGAATCTCCTTACGGATTTGGAAAAAGATCCGCATAATAATCTTCTTCTTTTAAAAACGGGAGAATATTATTTCGAAGCCAAAGAATACAAAAAGGCAGCGGACTACTTTTATAAATCTTTCGCTTCCGAAGATCCAAGAATGCCAGAGAACAAACATAAGGCACTGTTCAATTTAGGACTCAGTTTTTCAGAATTAAAAAACTGGGAAAAAGCGATCACAACGTTTTCATTATATTTGGATAAATTCCCGACGGGACATTCCAAGGAAGCATTTTATTATAGAGGGGGGGCTTATACTTCTCTCGGCAAAAAAACAGAAGCGAAAGAAGATCTGAAAAAAGCCCTGGAACTCAGCTCCGATCCGGAGGAAAAGAAAGAGATCCAGGACTTATTAAATCGGCTTTAG
- a CDS encoding UDP-glucose dehydrogenase family protein gives MKVCVIGSGYVGLVAGACFAEYGNHVICVDKDSKKIEDLKKGIIPIYEPGLSELVLSNHKENRLGFSTSIQEGVEGSEIIFIAVGTPTSEDGSADLSAVFAVAEQIGKSINGYKVIVDKSTVPVGTAAKVKEIVSKNTKHEFDVVSNPEFLKEGAAIDDFMKPERVVIGADSERAGELVAQLYAPFVLNGNPIIRMGTVSAELTKYACNAFLATKISFANEIANLCETVGADYEDVRKGMGTDSRIGRQFLYAGIGYGGSCFPKDVRALIRTSEKFSSSLRIIREVERVNEDQKVRLFTKIENFFGKGQIKGKTFAVWGLSFKPGTDDMREAPSIPLLLKLHEEGAKIKAFDPVAKETSEYYFKDKIEYAKDAYDALEGADALLLLTEWREFREPDFSRIKKLMKGHVIFDGRNQYRPDHMKKEGFQYFSIGKQAV, from the coding sequence ATGAAAGTTTGCGTAATTGGAAGCGGCTATGTGGGCCTTGTGGCCGGGGCTTGCTTTGCAGAATATGGGAATCATGTGATCTGCGTGGATAAGGACTCTAAAAAAATAGAGGACTTGAAAAAAGGAATCATACCTATTTATGAACCTGGTTTATCCGAATTGGTTTTGAGCAACCATAAGGAGAATCGACTGGGTTTCAGTACTTCTATCCAAGAAGGAGTAGAAGGCTCGGAAATCATTTTTATTGCTGTTGGAACTCCAACATCCGAAGACGGATCCGCGGATTTAAGCGCTGTATTTGCAGTAGCAGAACAAATCGGAAAATCCATCAACGGTTATAAGGTAATTGTGGATAAGTCCACTGTTCCAGTAGGAACCGCCGCTAAAGTAAAAGAAATTGTTTCCAAAAATACCAAACACGAATTCGACGTGGTATCCAATCCTGAGTTCTTGAAAGAAGGTGCCGCAATCGACGACTTCATGAAACCTGAAAGGGTTGTGATCGGGGCTGACAGCGAGAGAGCAGGGGAACTTGTAGCGCAATTATACGCTCCATTCGTACTAAACGGAAATCCTATCATAAGAATGGGAACCGTTTCTGCGGAGCTGACTAAATACGCATGTAACGCTTTCTTGGCTACTAAGATCTCTTTTGCAAACGAGATTGCAAATTTATGTGAGACTGTAGGTGCTGATTACGAAGACGTAAGAAAAGGAATGGGGACCGACTCCAGGATCGGCCGCCAATTCTTGTATGCAGGTATCGGTTACGGTGGTTCTTGTTTTCCTAAGGACGTTCGCGCATTGATCCGTACTTCTGAAAAATTTTCCTCTTCCTTGAGAATTATCAGAGAAGTGGAGAGAGTGAACGAAGATCAGAAAGTTCGTTTGTTTACTAAGATAGAGAACTTTTTCGGAAAAGGGCAGATCAAAGGAAAAACCTTTGCAGTCTGGGGTCTCTCGTTCAAGCCGGGCACAGACGACATGAGAGAAGCACCTTCGATTCCTTTATTATTAAAATTGCATGAAGAAGGCGCTAAGATCAAAGCATTCGATCCTGTTGCGAAAGAAACTTCCGAATACTATTTCAAAGACAAGATAGAATACGCTAAAGATGCATATGATGCGTTAGAAGGTGCGGATGCACTCCTTCTTCTTACCGAATGGAGAGAATTCAGAGAACCTGATTTCTCCAGAATTAAAAAATTAATGAAAGGTCATGTGATCTTTGACGGAAGAAACCAATATCGCCCGGATCATATGAAAAAAGAAGGATTCCAATACTTCTCCATAGGTAAACAAGCGGTTTAA
- a CDS encoding ABC transporter ATP-binding protein, translating to MIRIENISKTYQGYSKPWNRLLSAMTFGYFGLDVKYKALDGISFSAEKGEVIGIIGRNGAGKSTLLKLLTGVSKVDSGKLEKKGTVRSILELGVGFNPELSGEENLYYNGLVWGLDPEELIRSSEEIFRFSGLSEFRKSPLKNYSSGMTMRLGFALATAKRPDILIVDEALAVGDASFQQKSLNRFRKFSEEGTLTLIVSHDLELLKSVCTRLIVLEKGKLVFDGDPIDGFREYMQIIASSSLEGNTKIQDKDSLVESFDVEIQYAGKSNPSILPVGAEVLLRVVASFRSSLEDLTVGFHIDDHRGIRVFGTNTFHIGGRQKDLKPKEPVRIDFRFPLNLSPGKYSLGIALHSGESHAEGSYLWKDGVLQFELERLDVPKFEGAAWIPVKVEAKKGDFSG from the coding sequence TTGATCAGGATAGAGAATATTTCCAAGACCTACCAAGGTTATAGTAAACCTTGGAATAGACTCTTAAGCGCGATGACTTTCGGTTATTTCGGCTTGGATGTAAAATACAAGGCACTAGATGGGATCTCTTTTTCTGCGGAGAAGGGTGAAGTGATCGGTATTATCGGTCGTAACGGCGCCGGAAAATCCACTTTACTCAAACTTTTGACCGGAGTCTCCAAAGTAGATTCCGGAAAATTGGAGAAGAAGGGGACTGTTCGTTCTATCTTGGAATTAGGCGTGGGCTTTAATCCGGAACTTTCGGGCGAGGAAAACTTATACTATAACGGTTTGGTTTGGGGATTAGATCCTGAAGAGCTCATCCGATCTTCGGAGGAAATTTTTCGTTTTTCCGGTTTGTCTGAATTCCGCAAAAGCCCTTTAAAAAACTATTCCTCCGGAATGACCATGAGATTGGGATTTGCACTCGCGACTGCAAAACGTCCGGATATCCTGATCGTAGACGAAGCTTTGGCGGTAGGAGACGCAAGCTTCCAACAGAAAAGTTTAAACCGATTCCGCAAGTTTTCGGAAGAAGGAACTCTCACTCTGATCGTGAGTCATGACCTGGAACTTTTAAAATCGGTCTGTACTCGTCTTATAGTTTTAGAAAAAGGAAAATTGGTATTCGACGGAGATCCGATAGACGGCTTTAGAGAATATATGCAGATCATTGCATCTTCTTCTTTGGAAGGAAACACAAAGATCCAAGACAAGGATTCTTTGGTGGAGTCCTTTGATGTGGAGATCCAGTACGCGGGTAAGTCGAATCCTTCTATTCTTCCTGTGGGCGCAGAAGTTCTTTTAAGAGTCGTGGCGTCCTTTCGTTCTTCTTTAGAAGATCTGACAGTTGGTTTTCATATTGATGATCATAGAGGGATCCGTGTTTTCGGAACGAATACATTTCATATAGGCGGACGCCAAAAAGATCTGAAACCCAAGGAACCTGTTCGGATCGATTTTCGTTTTCCGCTGAATCTTTCCCCGGGGAAATACTCCTTAGGGATTGCATTACATTCAGGTGAAAGCCATGCAGAGGGTTCTTATCTTTGGAAGGATGGGGTTCTGCAATTCGAGCTGGAAAGATTGGATGTTCCTAAGTTTGAAGGGGCAGCCTGGATCCCGGTCAAAGTAGAGGCGAAAAAAGGGGATTTTTCCGGATAA
- a CDS encoding ABC transporter permease: protein MTSFVFLRNLRILSVLVRRDYALQYAGSALGLTWMFLQNVSLILIYTIVFYFIGIRPQGENSIEYFSNVLSGLLFWIPLQEYLIRGTGILTDNRQLIKRSPLGPEIFLWIPFVQFLLHWLVTSIPIFLFLAWAGKLGIWSLPLSFLSMFCTGLFLACLQSYLARVNIILRDISPLVRLLTQFLFWGLPILYESKGILGKLNVFNPFFFPLEIFRSALLAGYESKAGILDFLPFLGIFLGIFLLSRTKLNQIVLDHL from the coding sequence GTGACCTCTTTCGTTTTTTTGCGTAATCTCAGAATTTTATCGGTTCTTGTCAGAAGGGATTATGCTTTGCAATATGCAGGTTCCGCATTGGGCCTGACATGGATGTTCCTACAAAACGTAAGTCTTATACTCATCTATACCATCGTATTCTATTTTATAGGGATCAGACCTCAGGGTGAAAATTCCATAGAATATTTTTCTAATGTACTCAGTGGACTATTGTTTTGGATACCGCTTCAGGAATATCTGATCAGAGGCACTGGGATCCTCACGGACAATAGGCAATTGATAAAAAGATCTCCTCTTGGTCCCGAAATTTTCCTTTGGATCCCTTTCGTTCAATTTTTACTACATTGGCTTGTGACTTCTATTCCGATCTTTCTATTTTTGGCTTGGGCCGGTAAGCTTGGGATTTGGAGTTTACCTCTTTCTTTTTTGTCCATGTTCTGCACTGGATTATTTTTGGCCTGTCTTCAGAGTTACCTGGCAAGGGTGAATATTATTCTAAGAGATATTTCTCCTTTGGTAAGATTATTGACCCAGTTTTTGTTCTGGGGATTGCCGATCCTTTATGAGTCCAAGGGTATTTTAGGAAAATTGAATGTATTTAATCCATTCTTCTTTCCTTTGGAAATTTTTAGATCTGCATTGCTCGCGGGTTATGAATCGAAGGCCGGGATTTTGGACTTTCTTCCTTTTCTGGGGATTTTCCTGGGGATCTTTCTTTTAAGCCGTACTAAATTAAATCAGATAGTGTTGGATCACCTTTGA
- a CDS encoding JAB domain-containing protein: MSERWGSGLDPRSRIFHDAENLEDWELIAVLLGKGSRGLPVEDLSRDILKSSRGLGGLLSSDIPRNFHINGLGRAKISTLLAALELAKRLKYKSIRMAGYNPTTLSSYLQGLFSPLKRECFVLATISPAGDLLRVEIVSKGSLEEVGVLPRDLVRIVLNDEASQAILAHNHPGMICYPSQEDWEVYYNLKDLLGNLDVELLDHWIFGIDGIFSCKQSTRLEEN; encoded by the coding sequence GTGTCTGAGCGCTGGGGCTCAGGCCTGGATCCTAGGTCCCGTATCTTTCACGATGCGGAAAATCTAGAAGACTGGGAACTGATTGCCGTTCTTTTGGGCAAAGGGAGCAGGGGCCTTCCTGTCGAAGATCTCAGTCGAGATATTCTAAAAAGTTCCCGAGGATTGGGAGGACTTCTCTCATCCGATATTCCTAGGAATTTTCATATCAACGGCTTGGGTAGGGCAAAAATTTCTACCTTACTGGCCGCTTTAGAACTCGCAAAAAGACTTAAATACAAATCGATCCGAATGGCGGGTTATAACCCGACTACACTTTCTTCTTATCTACAGGGTCTATTCTCCCCTTTAAAAAGGGAATGTTTTGTTCTAGCGACTATCTCTCCCGCGGGAGATCTTTTAAGAGTGGAGATCGTTTCCAAAGGAAGTTTGGAAGAAGTGGGAGTTCTTCCCAGGGATTTGGTCCGGATTGTACTGAATGACGAGGCTTCTCAAGCAATACTGGCTCATAATCATCCTGGTATGATCTGTTATCCCAGCCAAGAAGATTGGGAAGTCTACTATAACCTAAAGGATCTGCTGGGCAATTTGGACGTAGAGCTCTTGGACCATTGGATTTTTGGAATTGACGGGATCTTTTCCTGCAAACAATCTACTCGACTAGAAGAGAACTGA
- a CDS encoding LIC12298 family protein, whose product MMIRSLQDSGAYERSRKGLAGAGFDWREKVRSSEPNSKTFADYLEESFQGDLVQDGNWFSETLSELSKKNLRKI is encoded by the coding sequence ATGATGATTCGATCTCTACAAGATTCAGGTGCTTACGAGAGAAGCCGTAAAGGTCTCGCTGGAGCGGGATTCGATTGGAGGGAAAAAGTTCGTTCTTCTGAACCGAACTCTAAGACCTTCGCGGATTATTTGGAAGAATCTTTCCAAGGGGACTTGGTCCAGGATGGAAATTGGTTCTCTGAAACACTTTCCGAGCTGAGCAAGAAGAACCTGAGAAAAATTTAA
- the pssA gene encoding CDP-diacylglycerol--serine O-phosphatidyltransferase, translated as MNRRLHWIPNTITLGNLSMGFVSILIASEATGNGPQSYILSGFFILLAAICDGLDGMVARALDATSELGADLDSLADLTAFGIAPGFLFYNMVLGEYKIDVFGKEDLFPIGMLIAAIFPACAAYRLARFNVAHDPSSFTGLPSPIAGITIGFLPIFLGKDHTLPHWLGIPLFVLIAFLMVSNIRYGKPQVAIRSKLTPLRASLMLGAALIALFFVGFARWPWLVYGLICLYIFSGILTFLIHILQELRVKLD; from the coding sequence ATGAATCGCAGGCTACATTGGATTCCAAATACGATCACTCTCGGAAACTTGAGTATGGGATTCGTTTCCATACTGATCGCTTCCGAGGCTACAGGTAACGGACCTCAATCCTATATACTCTCCGGATTTTTTATTTTACTCGCTGCTATCTGCGACGGATTGGACGGGATGGTGGCAAGAGCATTGGATGCAACAAGCGAGCTTGGCGCAGATCTAGACAGTCTCGCTGATCTTACCGCATTCGGAATCGCACCTGGATTCCTTTTTTATAATATGGTTTTGGGAGAATACAAGATAGACGTATTCGGAAAAGAGGATCTTTTTCCGATCGGAATGTTGATCGCAGCGATCTTTCCTGCTTGTGCCGCGTATAGATTGGCAAGATTTAATGTGGCCCACGATCCTTCTTCCTTTACAGGTTTACCGTCTCCTATCGCAGGGATTACCATCGGATTTCTTCCGATCTTTTTAGGGAAGGATCATACTCTTCCTCATTGGTTGGGAATTCCTCTATTTGTTCTGATCGCTTTTTTAATGGTTTCTAATATTCGTTATGGAAAACCTCAGGTGGCAATTCGCTCCAAATTGACCCCATTACGTGCAAGTTTAATGCTCGGGGCCGCTTTGATCGCTCTGTTCTTTGTCGGTTTTGCACGTTGGCCTTGGCTTGTTTATGGTTTGATCTGTCTTTATATTTTCTCCGGGATTTTGACCTTCCTTATCCATATTCTGCAAGAATTGAGAGTCAAACTAGACTAG
- the tsaD gene encoding tRNA (adenosine(37)-N6)-threonylcarbamoyltransferase complex transferase subunit TsaD, whose amino-acid sequence MIGLGIETSCDETSLGIVKDGKELLSLKIFSQIDLHKPFRGIVPEIASRAHLEKINPLLSEVLEESGLKLSDLDYVAVTRSPGLTGSLMIGAQLARSIHAVYGTPIIPLCHLQAHFAVLHLEGVEPVFPVLGLLLSGGNSAIYRIPHFGKMEVVGDTMDDALGEAFDKVAGLLTLPYPGGPPIEKEASKYVPGPKEKDLLPPLLRNLEQDRVAFSFSGLKTAVSHLIAKQPELSTQAVCYHFQKSAFELVERNLKRAVSITGIKRILAGGGVLANSTLRNRLSQFAEKNSLEFFSPQKKIYCTDNGAMVAALGYYLFKQGYSKSLDFTVSPVRQETYI is encoded by the coding sequence ATGATCGGTCTTGGAATAGAGACTAGCTGCGACGAAACCAGTCTAGGAATTGTAAAAGATGGGAAAGAATTACTTTCCCTCAAAATTTTCAGCCAGATAGATCTTCACAAACCTTTTAGAGGGATCGTTCCGGAGATCGCTTCCCGCGCTCATCTGGAAAAGATCAATCCTCTGCTTTCTGAAGTATTGGAAGAATCAGGACTTAAGCTTTCCGATCTGGACTATGTTGCTGTTACCAGATCTCCCGGTTTGACTGGTTCACTTATGATCGGGGCTCAATTGGCTCGGTCCATTCATGCGGTGTATGGAACGCCTATTATTCCACTTTGTCATTTGCAGGCTCATTTTGCAGTATTACATTTAGAAGGAGTGGAGCCAGTTTTTCCTGTATTGGGTTTACTTCTTTCCGGCGGGAACTCCGCAATCTATAGAATTCCCCATTTTGGTAAAATGGAAGTGGTTGGGGATACCATGGACGACGCTTTGGGAGAAGCATTCGATAAGGTGGCTGGTCTATTGACCCTGCCTTATCCAGGCGGCCCTCCTATCGAAAAAGAAGCGTCTAAGTATGTTCCCGGGCCAAAGGAAAAAGATCTTTTGCCTCCGTTGCTTAGGAATTTAGAGCAGGATCGTGTTGCGTTTTCTTTTTCGGGTTTGAAAACTGCGGTTTCTCATTTGATTGCAAAGCAACCTGAACTTTCCACACAGGCTGTATGTTATCATTTCCAAAAGTCAGCATTCGAGCTTGTGGAAAGAAATTTAAAACGTGCGGTTTCCATTACCGGGATCAAAAGGATCCTGGCAGGGGGAGGGGTCTTGGCGAATTCTACACTTCGTAACAGATTATCCCAATTCGCGGAAAAAAATTCCCTGGAATTTTTTTCTCCCCAAAAAAAGATCTACTGCACGGATAACGGCGCGATGGTTGCCGCCCTCGGTTATTATCTATTTAAACAGGGATATTCTAAGAGTTTGGACTTTACAGTAAGTCCGGTAAGGCAGGAGACCTATATATGA
- a CDS encoding S41 family peptidase, producing MKNKERFAWAGLVLILFTTLVFRPVHAKAVSETAEKYLQLFHEVFGLMQNGYVETVDEEKVFLGAIKGMLGSLGDPHSSFLEEEEYRQMREETRGSFGGVGMEVAYTDGAIVVVSPIEDTPAMKAGILPQDRIVEIDGKSTSNLGYVEGIKLMRGKPGSSVSIKVERKNIKEPLQFTLVRENIKIRYVRSFFFEKEKVGYLRLNQFMGENTLEEFKKHLKSLADKKSEGLIVDLRMNPGGLLPLSVALSDIFLPEGLDIVSVRGRGGELADVSKSTGKGEKYTSIPLVVLINEGSASASEIFAGAIQDHKRGKIVGVTSFGKGSVQIVYPLSFGMAVKLTVQKYYTPSGKSLHGKGIQPDVTVKGIEPNEDDRFYLRKMSEKKLLDQLVSKYPEYNEQNFLNFEKALKEQGIKLSSDVARAVYKNKTQAEKERTMTDLELDPQLKKAVDLLSSKS from the coding sequence ATGAAGAATAAAGAAAGATTCGCTTGGGCCGGTTTGGTTCTGATCCTATTTACCACGCTCGTTTTTCGCCCGGTCCATGCAAAAGCGGTTTCAGAAACTGCCGAAAAGTACCTGCAATTATTTCATGAAGTTTTCGGGCTCATGCAGAACGGCTATGTAGAAACCGTAGACGAAGAGAAAGTATTCTTAGGCGCTATCAAAGGAATGTTAGGATCTTTAGGAGATCCTCATTCTTCTTTCTTGGAAGAAGAAGAATATAGACAGATGCGAGAAGAGACTCGCGGATCTTTTGGCGGAGTAGGAATGGAAGTGGCTTACACCGACGGAGCCATAGTGGTCGTTTCTCCTATCGAAGATACTCCCGCGATGAAAGCGGGAATTTTGCCTCAAGACAGGATTGTCGAGATAGATGGCAAAAGTACCTCGAATTTGGGCTATGTAGAAGGGATCAAACTAATGCGCGGAAAGCCAGGAAGTTCCGTTAGCATCAAGGTAGAGAGAAAAAATATCAAAGAACCTCTGCAATTCACTTTAGTCCGAGAAAACATCAAGATACGTTATGTTCGTTCCTTCTTCTTTGAAAAAGAAAAAGTTGGTTATCTCCGTTTGAATCAGTTCATGGGAGAAAATACATTAGAAGAATTTAAAAAACATCTGAAGTCTCTCGCAGACAAAAAATCGGAAGGACTGATTGTGGATTTAAGAATGAATCCCGGCGGTCTGTTGCCTTTATCAGTCGCATTGTCCGATATTTTTCTTCCGGAAGGATTGGATATAGTTTCCGTAAGAGGAAGAGGCGGTGAACTTGCAGATGTTTCTAAGTCCACAGGCAAGGGAGAAAAATACACTTCCATACCTTTGGTTGTTCTGATCAATGAAGGTTCCGCTTCCGCTTCCGAAATTTTTGCTGGAGCCATCCAGGATCATAAACGAGGAAAAATTGTAGGAGTCACTTCTTTCGGAAAAGGTTCCGTGCAGATCGTTTATCCGCTTTCTTTCGGAATGGCTGTAAAACTTACAGTTCAGAAATATTATACTCCTTCCGGTAAATCACTTCATGGAAAGGGTATACAGCCTGACGTGACTGTGAAAGGAATAGAACCGAATGAAGACGATCGTTTTTATCTCAGAAAGATGAGTGAGAAAAAACTACTCGATCAACTTGTTTCCAAATATCCGGAATATAATGAGCAGAATTTCTTAAATTTCGAAAAGGCACTCAAAGAACAAGGGATCAAACTCAGTTCGGATGTTGCTAGAGCAGTTTATAAAAATAAGACTCAGGCAGAAAAAGAAAGAACTATGACTGATTTGGAATTGGATCCTCAATTGAAAAAAGCAGTGGATCTACTTTCTTCTAAATCTTAA
- a CDS encoding LA_1448 family UV-C exposure upregulated protein encodes MNYLSFFRVIAALFLLLLLFDCASRKKEIGDKDLKLVLEYLTEARLAERLNYASEQTIRKDAEILEAACERYQLDKDSVMEQIRIKYPKTYFALVGKNEE; translated from the coding sequence GTGAACTATCTTTCCTTTTTCCGCGTAATTGCGGCCCTCTTCCTTTTACTTCTACTATTCGATTGTGCCTCCCGAAAAAAAGAGATCGGAGACAAGGACTTAAAACTTGTCCTTGAATATCTGACCGAGGCCCGTCTTGCGGAAAGATTGAATTATGCTTCCGAACAAACGATTCGAAAGGACGCCGAAATTTTGGAAGCCGCCTGCGAAAGATACCAACTAGATAAGGATTCCGTAATGGAACAAATTCGAATCAAATATCCGAAGACATACTTCGCATTGGTCGGCAAAAATGAAGAATAA
- the lexA gene encoding transcriptional repressor LexA, translating to MKDLTEKQLAVLHFITNVIKERGFPPTIREIGDEFGITAKGAYDHLKAIEKKGYLKTSKNQSRAIELTRQSPFESLPVPTPSIPLLGRVAAGLPILAEENIEAYIPVPEEMASKGITFALKVQGDSMIEAGINDGDVAIIQKKDIARNGEIVVALIEDEATLKVYFKEADHVRLEARNPKYKPIRSKKVTIVGKLIGLYRTY from the coding sequence ATGAAAGATCTAACGGAAAAGCAACTCGCAGTTTTACATTTTATTACCAATGTGATTAAAGAAAGGGGCTTTCCTCCAACGATCCGAGAGATTGGAGATGAGTTTGGGATCACGGCAAAAGGTGCTTACGATCACCTAAAAGCCATAGAGAAAAAAGGATACCTCAAGACCTCCAAAAACCAATCCAGAGCCATAGAGCTTACCCGCCAAAGCCCATTCGAAAGTTTACCAGTTCCCACCCCAAGTATCCCTCTCTTAGGTAGAGTGGCCGCCGGACTCCCTATCCTGGCCGAAGAAAATATAGAAGCTTATATCCCAGTTCCGGAAGAGATGGCCTCTAAAGGAATTACCTTCGCTCTGAAAGTGCAGGGGGATTCCATGATCGAAGCTGGGATCAACGATGGAGATGTGGCGATTATCCAAAAAAAGGATATAGCTCGAAATGGAGAGATCGTAGTCGCACTGATCGAAGACGAGGCCACTTTAAAAGTCTATTTTAAAGAAGCGGACCATGTTCGTCTGGAAGCTAGAAATCCAAAATACAAACCAATTCGTAGTAAAAAAGTAACGATCGTAGGAAAGTTGATCGGTCTCTACCGTACCTATTGA